The nucleotide sequence CGCAGGGCCCGCGACACCGTGGAAGTGGAAAGTCCCAGCTCCCGGGCAATGTCTTTGATGGTGTAGGTTTCCAACGGATTAAGGAAAAAAGAAGCGGTGGAAATGGCGCGGCTGTCTAAAGTACAACACCGCACCGCAATCAGGCAAGGCCGCTTGAGAAGCTGAAAGTAGTGACCCCTCACTGATTCTCAACAGTAGCGCCGTTGAGTAGGTGCCAAATCGGCAACTGGCAACGTTCCCGACAACGATTGCGCGAATAAACATTCGCATATTTTTCCGTTTGGCGCAAGCAAGCATTAACCTTATTGACGGCTAATCACCTCCCGCAGGTTGCTTGCCGAATGGTCTTCTTCAAATAGTGTACAAACCTCTGCCTGCAGTATGTCATTTGCCACCGCCTTTGATTTAAACGGTAAACTGGCTCTGGTAACCGGCTGCAACCGGGGTATCGGGCAGGCCATGGCGCTGGGCCTGGCCGAAGCCGGGGCCGATATCATCGGCGTATCGGCCACGCTGGCGCTGGAGGGCTCCGACACGGCACGGCAGGTGCAGGCTTTGGGCCGGCAGTTTCACGCGTACCAGGCCGATTTCAGCAGCCGCGCCGCCGTGGATGCCTTTCTGGAAAAGGTGCAGCGTGATTTCCCACGCATCGACATCCTGATCAACAACGCCGGCATCATCCGGCGCGCCCCCGCCGCCGAGCACTCCGACGCCGACTGGGACAACGTCCTGTCCATCAACCTTGATGCCCCATTCCGGCTGGCGCGGGCTATTGGGGGCCGGATGCTGGCGCAGGGCTCGGGCAAGATCATCTTCACGGCCTCGTTGCTCACGTTTCAGGGCGGCATCAACGTGCCGGGCTACGCGGCCAGCAAGGGCGCTATTGGCTCACTGGTGAAGGCGCTGGCCAACGAGTGGGCGGGCCGCGGCGTGAACGTGAATGCCATTGCCCCCGGCTACATCGCCACCGACAACACCGAGGCGCTGCGCCAGGACCCCGAGCGCAGCAGCAGCATCCTGGGCCGCATTCCGGCCGGCCGCTGGGGCCAGCCCGAGGACTTCAAAGGCCCGACCGTCTTTCTCGCTTCCGAAGCCGCCAGCTACGTCCACGGCACCATCCTCACCGTGGATGGCGGCTGGATGGGACGCTGAGAGTAACTGAGTAAGTGAGTAGCTGAGTAACTGTTCGGCTACCGGCTCTTGCTCCGCACTGCTTTCGCTTCATATCACACTGCCCAATTCCCCCACTGAGCGCCCACCTTACTCAGTTATTCAACTACTCAGTTACTCCAGACAGACATGCGTCAGTATTACGCCATCGGCCCGCGCGAAACAGCGGCAATGAACACTGCCGAGCTGCGGGAGAATTTCCTGCTCGAAAACCTGTTCGTGGCCGGTGATATTCAGCTGGTGTACACCCACTACGACCGAATGATGGTGGGCGGCGTGGTGCCCACGGCTGCGCCCATTGCGCTGCCGAATCCCGCCAATCTGAAAGCCGACTTCTTTTTGCAGCGCCGCGAGCTGGGCATCCTCAATATTGGGGCGGCCGGCACCGTGACGGTAGACGGCACCGCCTACGAGCTGGGCCGCCAGGATTGCCTGTACGTAGGCAAGGACGCCCGGGAAGTGGTTTTTGCCAGCTCTGACGCGGCTGCGCCGGCCAAGTTCTACCTGCTTTCCACGCCGGCCCACGCCAGCCACCCCACCACCCGCCTCACGCAGGCCGAGGCCACGCCCGTGACCATGGGTACGCTGGAAACCGCCAATCAGCGCACGATTTACAAGTACATCTACTCCGAAGGCATCCAGAGCTGCCAGCTGGTGATGGGCCTCACGCAGCTGCACGCCGGCAGCGTCTGGAACACCATGCCCGCCCACACCCACGACCGGCGCATGGAAGCCTACCTCTACTTCGACCTGGCCGAGGGCCAACGCGTGCTGCACCTCATGGGCCAGCCCCAGGAAACCCGCCACTTGTGGGTGGGCGAGGGGCAGGCCATTCTTTCCCCGCCATGGTCCATTCACTCGGGCTGCGGCACGGCCGGCTACACCTTCATCTGGGGGAT is from Hymenobacter yonginensis and encodes:
- the kduI gene encoding 5-dehydro-4-deoxy-D-glucuronate isomerase; its protein translation is MRQYYAIGPRETAAMNTAELRENFLLENLFVAGDIQLVYTHYDRMMVGGVVPTAAPIALPNPANLKADFFLQRRELGILNIGAAGTVTVDGTAYELGRQDCLYVGKDAREVVFASSDAAAPAKFYLLSTPAHASHPTTRLTQAEATPVTMGTLETANQRTIYKYIYSEGIQSCQLVMGLTQLHAGSVWNTMPAHTHDRRMEAYLYFDLAEGQRVLHLMGQPQETRHLWVGEGQAILSPPWSIHSGCGTAGYTFIWGMGGENQEYTDMDPVAIPDLR
- the kduD gene encoding 2-dehydro-3-deoxy-D-gluconate 5-dehydrogenase KduD — translated: MSFATAFDLNGKLALVTGCNRGIGQAMALGLAEAGADIIGVSATLALEGSDTARQVQALGRQFHAYQADFSSRAAVDAFLEKVQRDFPRIDILINNAGIIRRAPAAEHSDADWDNVLSINLDAPFRLARAIGGRMLAQGSGKIIFTASLLTFQGGINVPGYAASKGAIGSLVKALANEWAGRGVNVNAIAPGYIATDNTEALRQDPERSSSILGRIPAGRWGQPEDFKGPTVFLASEAASYVHGTILTVDGGWMGR